The following coding sequences are from one Capsicum annuum cultivar UCD-10X-F1 chromosome 3, UCD10Xv1.1, whole genome shotgun sequence window:
- the LOC107866325 gene encoding protein LIFEGUARD 2: MGKLWNQPYRKSDVEAGTAPLYPSMLESPELRWSFIRKVYSIITIQLLLTVAVASVVVTVHPISHFFVTTRAGLAVYILLIITPFITLFPLYFYHQRHPINYFLLGLFTVSLAFTVGLTCAFTRGKVILEAVILTTAVVISLTLYTFWAAKRGQDFNFLGPFLFSALIVLLLFALIQIFFPLGKIVVMIYSGLATIIFCGYIIYDTDNLIKRHTYDEYIWAAVSLYLDVINLFLVLLSFLDAADS; this comes from the exons ATGGGAAAACTGTGGAACCAGCCTTACCGGAAAAGTGACGTGGAAGCCGGAACTGCGCCGTTGTATCCGTCGATGTTGGAAAGTCCTGAACTCCGGTGGTCTTTTATTCGAAAAGTTTACTCCATTATTACTATACAATTGCTTCTCACCGTTGCTGTTGCCTCCGTCGTCGTTACCGTTCATCCCATTTCTCACTTCTTTGTCACAACAAGAGCAGGCTTAGCAGTTTACATACTTCTTATCATTACTCCATTTATCA cGTTGTTCCCATTGTATTTCTATCACCAGAGACATCCGAttaactactttcttcttggatTGTTTACCGTTTCTCTTGCATTTACTGTCGGATTGACTTGCGCCTTCACCAGGG GCAAAGTAATTTTGGAGGCAGTCATACTGACAACGGCAGTGGTGATTAGTCTGACATTATACACCTTTTGGGCAGCTAAAAGAGGCCAAGATTTCAACTTCCTGGGACCTTTCTTGTTCAGTGCTCTTATTGTTCTTCTGTTGTTTGCCTTGATCCAG ATCTTTTTCCCTTTGGGTAAGATCGTTGTGATGATCTATAGTGGTCTGGCGACGATCATATTCTGTGGATACATTATCTACGATACAGACAATCTAATCAAGCGCCATACATATGATGAGTACATCTGGGCTGCTGTATCCTTGTATCTTGATGTTATCAATTTGTTTCTTGTTCTGTTGAGCTTTCTGGATGCTGCTGACAGCTAA